The segment gttttaaaaatttgaaacaaaatggtCCAAATCGAGACTTATTCGATTTCGTTTGTAATTTaacaatcaaaatataatttcatattaacttaaacttaaatgtaatatgaagcatcattgaattgttttttttttaatttagaaaaaaaacacattcgagggtagttttaaaaatttgaaacaaaatggtCCAAATCGAGACTTATTCGATTTCGTTTGTAATTTaacaatcaaaatataatttcatattaactTAAACCTAAATGTATCAACTATGCTTTATACTAAAACTTatatggccttacaaataaacttggtataaagttataactgagaataaaccaagaatatgctaaaTTTTATAGTCAacatacttagtctggccataaatactgttacaattaaaaataaacaaaatattacatttgaatttggaatatgtcaattttatatgattgttcattgagttttctcattttgccgccaatacattgtacaacatttgcgatattaaaatggagtggggtgataaagagaaccgaatcactgtgattgcattacacaaagtaggtatggagccaaatgcaattttttaaactctccatacgctagGTATTAGTTTCGGTTCGTATTAGAACGTTTCGGagttcatcagagctgaagagtGGCCGtcatctagtcccgatcttagtCCGCTGGATTACGATTTAAGGtaagttttagagagtacggcttgctctaaacgccatgttAATTTGGAGTCCcaaaaacaatccgtacgattggcagtgaagaattttcccatggaaagagtgcgtgcttctattgatagctggcctcaacgtttaatggactgtattgcagccaatggagaccacttcgaataagccttttatatttttaaaattgttttatatttatgtattaaactaacacactgttaaagtaataaattttatttgcaacagaaattttttcatttttttttgtttcagtatttatggcaagactgctgatcgctgacaacactgtcaatacaatgttAATTCTcaagttttccaaatgtcaggcagctttgcaaataaacgcgggaaacgttacacgtccgaataaaccaatcatataGCAAATTATCTATTGGTAAACTTTTTGCATAACCTTGGTTGATTCTCAGGTACACctttatacaaagtttatttgtaagcccgtaaatgttaaatatttacgCCCTGGATTTGTCCGATTTTATGAACTTGTCCAAATCGGCGTCACTATTGGGGTCAACTTGGGAAAGCTGACGGAAGCTCTCATCATCAACGAAGCAAATCTCGTGATCGTCGGGGTCGGCGAGAATGATGACTCTCACCGTCGCCTTGCCTGGTGTGTCCAGAGAAATAAGTGGTGTAAGAATTTTCTCATTCGCCTTCTGGATCTTTTGTTCGATAATTGGTTGCTCTTCGAACGGGCAGGAAAAAGCAATACGACCGTATGCTTTGGCGTGGTTCACAGGGGCACCtggaaaatgaaattaattagaGCATCGCAAAAATAGCCGACTAAAATAACacggttcgtcatgctcactaaaatgacattgcttgcggcggcgtcgtgtgtCAGAACGTCTCATTCCCTCAAATCTTATGATAACGATGGCTGGttcatgcgtcaactcgtgaacgggtacAAAGGTTGAAGCATCCaatataagatattttatatttatacaatttattctttactactttttatgaaatatttgatattctaGACGCTTTTAATTTTGAACACGATTCATTTATTGAATGCAGAACcgaacaaactaatttgttttgtatattacagccattgtaaaatactctattgattgaaaagagtggccgtagagtttcttgtatgtcctTCTCACGTGCTCTATTTTTCCGAACATTTGATAGATTAAGTATTTaacagaaatatttatagtgtatTTGAATGACGTTTATTTGTCTTTTACGACCATATAGTCGTGTGGTTAGTGAACTTGCCTACTGAgcttgaggtcccgggttcgaatcccggtaggtgcaaacaatTATACGATGaatatatgaatgtttgtttccgaatattgaattttttttttatggaataggaggacaaacgatcttactggtcacctggtgttaagtgatcaccgccgcagtgttgccagccttaaaggaagatgtacgcgctttttttgaaggtacccatgtcgtatcgtcccggaaacaccgcacaaggaagctcattccacagctttgtactacgtggaagaagctctttgaaaaccgcactgtggaggaccgccacaaatccagatggtgaggatgatatcctaacttgtggcgtgtcgtgcaaaggtgaaattcggcggcaggaatcaggttaaaaagctcttcggaccactccccgtgataaatgcggtagaagacacacaatgaaacgatgTCTCTCCGCAAAGCCCACAGAGCACAGAATGTTAAAAATTTACAGTTTGGCCCAGAAgtgttcattttatgaacatttatatgaatatttttgttactaTAGTTCGTGTActgctttttttggagttttcatttagattgattatattttattattattaacccttTTGATAAGCAGCTTTGAAAAGTTACCCGTCATTCATAACGTGAAataggggatctatattgtttaaggcacgcgaaacctttcgtaggcctacctATAGcaaaaaagcaacgaaatcttgTAGTTTATGTTTATCCTGAATAATGACActcaaaagtaaataaaataaaactaaaattaaaaaagccgacttcaaaaactgaaaagaatgaaataactttataaagatttaattaaatacatttcttatGCTCAGCTCAtacgtttattaataaaatactaatatggACTagctattgataggtttgaaataggtgccaagccaaatgtaatagcaggtacctacactcaccacgcgtgactttgagtggGATAGCTTGGTCTAGAACCAAACGACCCAAGCGAGCAGGCACCGACTTAATAGGGACCCATAGCAAcataaactacagaactattaacaacaaaagtccaaaacgtaacaatgaaaacttcaaaaacaaagcagtgatagcactcGGCATGTACTTAACgctaatgaaactgcaaaccgtaccaacgcaacaggacgagcgcgagggggtgaaaggggaacgggcaTTACGTTCCAGCGACGGCCAGAAAGAATGTGGCCGTGTAGACTAATCTAAGCACCACGTTGGTGCTGGCAGGGTAGTCAGGATTAGCACTTCTGAGTAATTAAGTCGATTATGACTCAATAATGCACGTAGTGAGTGAGTGAGAAGTAATTTCGCCTTTCTACCGAGTAGATGTTCTCCTTACAGATTTGGTGACTGTTAGTTACTACTACCTACTCATCTTTCACGACTTACGACTACCCATTCGATTAtgacaatagatttttttatggaaaaggaggaaaaacgagcgtgtgttatgtgatcaccgccgcccacattctcttgcaacaccagaggaatcacaagagcgttggtTTGAtagaaggtgtacgtgcttttttgaaggcacccactTATTTTGTTTcgaataaaaaaacttaaatactaCAGATTATATTGTTTGTGTATTGCAAGGCGTTGCAATTGACATCTCGAGAAGTATCCTTGGGAGTACAATGGCTGATAACTAAATTTCTGTGTTGATACGCCGAAATCGAATATCTGCTATCAAGCAGTTTTATCGAGTAGATATTTATGTATCAGCaaagtatagattttttttgctTATAAGCCGGTAGTATTACGGCACACGCAGTTTTTACATAgaatatattatcaaaatacaaaaaatggaTTATTAAGAAGACTCTCTTAGTCGTTCCCtcactgctgaggatcgtgactcgcATTCAATTGGTCAACGAGCTGTCTCCATCGATGTCGTTCCGTCGCCTGGTGGAgtgcaaatcaaatcaaactctatacatgtaggtcaaggaaatacTCTTATGAACTTAGTTCATTTTTCCTTCAAAAGGTAGTAACTATTTAAATAGGTAGGTGGGTACATACGAGGTTGAACAGAACCATGACGCGAGCTAGACTTGCACACGTCCTCttatccatatatatataatgaaaatggtctttgtttgaggctctttcacgcgcaaaccactgatcgtatcgacatgaaactaccactattCGATGAGAAATTTATCCTGGATGGtaaatttatttcgttttaaaattcgaccagcgaagcgggcgggaacggctagtgtatttatataaacaataacaaACAACCATTGAACCATACTAAAAAATatggtagctatcatgaatagtaatttcataataataataatcaatttaaattagattgtttcagcgcCTTTACGAAGCTGAAAAACTTAACTTTGGTTCGCAGTCTTTTatctttgcttttttttaaccGCCTTTGGTTTTTTTTGAAATGTACACCAATTATGATGAGAATTATGATCCGAGTTTCGTGACTCTTCGTGGTTTGAAgccggtgccaagccaaatttAATAGCAGATACCTACACTCGCTACGCGTCACTTAGAGCGGGATAGTTTCGTCTAGAAACAACCGAAGCGGGCATGCACCGATTTacaccctatcaataggtagcacatacaaataatagtattttattaatatttattttgttatttaaacatTTGAGATTTTGAAGTTGGTTCTTTTAAACGTAGTCTTTTTTATATGTTTcaccattttttaaatatcggtTGGTTCATGAAGTAGGTGACAAATAAAGCTCGCGCGTTCCTCACTTCTCGATCGTGAGCGCGTGAGGCCCTACTGGATAGCCACGCTGGAGTGGCCGCCGTGTGTATTTTCGATTTCGATACCTAGACCGGGAAGGCCTGCCTCGGGGTAGATATACATAAATAGTCGGTAGTCAGTAGAGAGCAGGTTTTATTCTAGTCACAAGGTAAATATTTTCCTGTccttgtatatttataatataatccaCGATGATTCAGCAATGATGCGTATCAACACAACCACAATATTGCGTGTTACTTGTATATCACGTAAGTATGTCGTGTTTGGTTATGAATACAgcttaaaatgtttaaatagttGTCATTGCCACAAACAATGAACACATGACGGTATATATGTATCAGCTATATGTAGAACCTGTTTTATAGCTACTATGCGATAAAACAGGTTCATCGAGAATGCACTTAAAACAATATGTGATATTGTTCAATGTGTTACGAAACTCAACAGAAGGATTAATGGCTCTCTTAAAGATATACGTTTAAAAGCTGAAGCATTTCACAGATTAAATTATCCAAAAATAATATGCTACGTTAAAAATCGTGAGTTAAAAACTCATCAGGGTTTCATACTTGGCAATTTCCTCCTCGAAAAACACCCCATTGTAAAGTAATTTGGAAGCTGAATACAATGAACTTTTAATTCGAGAGCGCttgactttattatttttattattataatagggCGAAATCTAagggtgaggcaaccgcccatggacatccgtaaaaccagaggtcaagagatgcgaCTTTCAACAATAGCACAAAATTTACCTAATATAAagcgatatatttattaaacaatagtgacaatacatggggcacactaaaagttttacacttctagctaatcggtactatttgattttttttttatggaataggaggacaaacgagcgtacgggtcacctgttgttaagtgatcaccgccgcccacaatctcttgcaacaccagaggaatcacaggagcgttgccggcctttaaggaaggtgtacgcgctttttttgaaggtacccatgtcgtatcgtcccggaaacaccgcacaaggaagttcattccacagctttatggtacgcggaagaaagctcgttgaaaaccgcactgtggaggaccgccacacatccagatggtgaggatgacatcctaatttgtggcgtgtcgtgcgaaggtgaatttcgaatgttatgttttttgaaacgttacaaccttcttagtaataaaaaaaacaattggcgggaaatcatttgtcaattgttttttatcacacatcaaagttctacgtactaCGTACgtaacgaaaatggaattaagtcggaaagattttagagcgatgattttttatgattttaaaagttcggaaactttgttgtcgttggatccctcatgaacttgACAGCGGAGCAAAAACGGGCTCGCAGATGCTAATGAAATGTGAActcggacattctaatgctgtttatgacattgtcacaggagacgaaacgtggtaAATCCacgttttgaacccgaaaaaaaaaacagcaatcttgtgaatgggtgtttaaAAATGAGAACCGAGCAAACAAAactgaggcaggcgagaaacgttggtaaaaaaatgatcgcatttttttttcagCTACGGGTCGCATGCAAAAATTCAATACATTGCGGTGGCAGGCCATGCGACTCACCCGTGACAATAAGTACTGTCGTTGTTGtacctacattaattttttcgtttgtattgtacctatattattaaattgtgtatttataagttaatattaatatttattgtagacgataatagtatttcttctaacatgccggacaaacctgtggtttttggcctgttatataataataaattgtaattctatttttcataataaaaacaatgataataataataatgtgcacaattccacttgaagatcaaaagagtgttgatgccgagtggtattcaaccatttgtttacccaggctgttaaaaaaagttcgcgaaagacgaccaaaaagcctcgttctcctacatcatgacaacgcctCTTAAcatacggccaacaaaactaagtcatttttagcttccgaaaaaatACAACTCGTCACCTATCCTGCATAGCCCACACTTAGCACTCTGTGacttctgtattttccccaaaatcaaagatttgatgagaggtttcacttctaccaattcccaagaggcagtgatagcgttcaatcagcacagaaaacatgccttcagatctgtcgtcctcctgttttaaaaaatggttcgatcgcatgaaaaaatatttaaaatataaaggagagtattttgaaaagcaataaacataatattttcgcTATTACATGTTGTTTtcttaagttacgcaaaacttttattgtgacctacgtataattTGAGTTTAACTGTATAACACATCGTAAAACGATTTGAAACGTAGCGTAAATGCAACTTTAGCGTAAAGCACATCGACATCCTTTACGACCTTGAGACCCAGTTCAGCATATCTCTTCCAAGGTTCTCTTACACCAAGAAAAAGTTCGCTCACCGCATCGTGTGTGCCGCTTTTGTTAACGTCATTggtatatattttctttactttttttgGGGGGGATGGGGGTGTGGTGAGGCAACCGGCCGCGGACATCCGTAAAACTAGGGGTTAAGATAtatgttgccggcctttaaggtgggagtatgctcttttctttcCCTAAGTCGTATAGGTTCGgcaaaacagcagccggtagtTGTTCACACACAGTGGCTGTGTGACAGACAACGTGATTCGGGTGGTATGTAGCATAGCTGCTGGACTCAACAAACTGAACATCTCCTCTGAGtactacccgtgataaatgcggtagaagatgcagagagaaccacCATCTCTACGCAATACCAAAGAAtaaagccgatcggagatgactgcTTATTGGAGAGCTGTTcttcgttgcatgcggtcaaatggaagaagctggtactggggagcgcccaCTCAGAGATGAGAACattactccatgtgaggccgaaattgcgccttatatagttacAGGCGATTTAATTTTTCAGTTTACTTCGTTACTTTGATCCGAATTGATGATGAATACAGACGTAAACATTGCACCAACGTACATACTTAAGGAAAGTAAGACTGCAAGTTATTCTTTCTTCTGTTATCGTTCGAGTTGGTTTTGTTAAGATTCCTCCTTGACCTTAGCAAATACGCAGCCCTGAGTATTGAGTAGGTAGTTTGAATCTCATTAGCAATCATTTCTTTAAAATGGTATTACTTAGTAAATCTTCTGTACTATTCCTTCTTATTCTGTGTTATTAGTACCAGACAACCTATACGAACAATGCAAGTGAATGTAATCATGCAACCACTAACATCTTTAGCCGACAAGGCCGACCACTGGTCATAGTCGTGGTCGCCTCGTGAGCGAAGTTCAAACTACATTGGCCACTTATGCGCCAGTCGGTACATTATGTATGCACGTGAACACTACTATCATAGTTCGTCTTGTGATTGCATATCTAATCTCACATCTTTCAAGATCAAATATCATTCAGACTGTTGATATTTGTCTTGAAATTATTCCATAGAAATATCAAATTGTAGGGTTCACATGTTATAACGAACTCTGCGAAAAAATATGGATCGTAAGAGGAAAAGTATTAATTTCGCGGCGAGTGGAAGAGACGGAAAACCGTTTGCCGATGTTATTAATACTCCCATATATTTTACTGCGAGCTTTTGCCCGCTATTTTGTGTGCATTTTGTTTCACTGATGGCAATGGATGATGAGATTAAATACCATTGATTAAGTCTCTAGATAGAATTAGATCTCGTCGATAGTCGTAGTGTAAGCCTAGGTTTAACATCGCAAACAGCAGTTTTAATAGCAATAACGCACTACACGtagttacaaaaaatatataaatagcatAAAAACGCGTTTACATACTAAAATCTTTTGTAtttcttacaaaaaatatagaatcagttaaaatattaataataataagtacagTTTTAATCCATAGGTCACTGATTAAtttccggctcgaaggaccacttTGCATGTACAATAAAACAAGCGAGTAAATATTAAGAATGTATGTAGTACTTTAACCGGACACTGGAACGGTAGCATAGGAAAGAGAGTGATAATAAAGGAAATAGAATAGAGTATCAAATCCCTAgacagtaaaatataaatttgtatgttcagACTCTAAACTTAACATGTACCTAAAATGAGAAAGCGTGTTTGAAAGGTATGATTCTAGTCGACGGTCCCAAATGGAAGTCGGTAAACTCTACCTACCGCCCTGTGAGACAGACATAAATGAATGGTTAAGGTAAAGTTATTACCGGATTTATTTCCTATTTTGCGTGAAAGCACCCactgtctttttaataaaaGCAGTCTTAAGTTACtcaaagtttaaaattttgaattaactttaattcgcgtttattaataacacagccAGGGTTCAGCCCTTGCAAGCCCAGTTCTATTTGGTCAATTTTACATacaaactttttaatatatcttCGCAGGTCTATGTAGCTTTCCTCTTCGTTAGAATGTCGAATAAACGTATATACATATAGAAACaccagctgacccagcaaacgttgtattgccgatattaaaatcgcgatacaaaagtaactgttgatagtagatgggtgaaaatttgaagttgtatgcattttttaatgctgactcataatcaaatttaaaaaaaaaatgtcaaaaaaatttcgtgtggaccacccttaacaacaacaacaaggatgaaaaatagatgttgtcagattctcagacctacccaatatgcactaaaatttcatgagaatcggacaagccgtttcggaggagttcaatgtttaacaccatgacacgagaattttgtatattagataGAAACATATTAGTATGTGGAAAGAATATTTTACATACCAATATCCACTAGTTCCAGCTTAGCTTGATCGTCACCAAATGCAAATATTGCGGATTTGTCTGTTTTCTCATAGATCTTCAATGATAAGAGGCCGTTCCAGTAAGCAATTGATCTTGCCAAATTCGAGCACGCAAGTGATACCTTAACAACTGGATCTGAAATTGTAAAAGATATATTCATTTTAGTTATTAGAAAGATTATATCATTCAAACCAACAATCGTG is part of the Leptidea sinapis chromosome 13, ilLepSina1.1, whole genome shotgun sequence genome and harbors:
- the LOC126967583 gene encoding glyoxalase domain-containing protein 4, encoding MVTGRALHFVFKVADRTLTAKFYREILGMKVLRHEEFSEGCEATCNGPYANRWSKTMVGYGPEDNHFVVELTYNYGVTEYEQGNDFLGITVQSSESLKRAASNNWPIKEQNGLKYIEAPGGYKFYIIDKPQPIDRDPVVKVSLACSNLARSIAYWNGLLSLKIYEKTDKSAIFAFGDDQAKLELVDIGAPVNHAKAYGRIAFSCPFEEQPIIEQKIQKANEKILTPLISLDTPGKATVRVIILADPDDHEICFVDDESFRQLSQVDPNSDADLDKFIKSDKSRA